In a genomic window of Styela clava chromosome 7, kaStyClav1.hap1.2, whole genome shotgun sequence:
- the LOC120328005 gene encoding dual specificity tyrosine-phosphorylation-regulated kinase 2-like, whose amino-acid sequence MLTKNILTSMYSHHHNHHSRTVQDPVNHVGLPPLKSQTVGGMNDITAGLGGLKVQQLYEEHGDGTRAAARQTKHTYGSAGRRPSLPLVKDTRAKDVYNEQVQLSGSPSRRALAAMSQQRKGIAGSPPVENGSVASGSAKSKTQQNYLTPEQAMKQYMHKLTSYEHHEIFSYPQIFYTGPTAKKRQGVVGGANNNGFDDEQGSYIPVAHDHVTYRYEVLKIIGKGSFGQVLKAYDHKTQQHIALKIVRNEKRFHRQAAEEIRILEHLKKQDKDNNMNVIHMLENFTFRNHICMTFELLSINLYELIKKNKFQGFSLQLVRKFAHSILQCLDSLYRNRIIHCDLKPENILLKQQGRSGIKVIDFGSSCYEHQRVYTYIQSRFYRAPEVILGAKYGMPIDMWSFGCILAELLTGYPLLPGEDESDQLACTIELLGMPPSRLVEQSKRAKNFISSKGHPRYCLVTVSSDGRTVMNPGRSRRGKLRGPPGTKEWTTALKGCDDAQFTDFLKRCLEWDPSLRMTPSQALRHGWLRRRLPKPPTAVRGVQNSTAQALVSKTTSVHHPAHHLQHRQGSSNKPIITAKEVDTSNRTVLPKIVG is encoded by the exons ATGCTGACGAAGAATATTCTTACCAGTATGTACAGCCATCACCACAATCATCATTCAAGGACTGTACAAGATCCTGTCAACCATGTTGGTTTACCGCCACTTAAAAGCCAAACAGTTGGAGGGATGAACGATATTACCGCAGGTTTAGGAGGATTAAAAGTTCAGCAATTGTATGAAGAACATGGCGATGGTACTAGAGCTGCAGCTCGACAGACCAAACATACTTATGGAAGTGCAGGCAGACGGCCTTCCTTGCCATTAGTTAAAGACACACGTGCTAAGGATGTTTACAATGAACAAGTACAATTAAGTGGTTCACCAAGTCGCAGAGCACTGGCAGCTATGTCACAACAAAGAAAAGGAATAGCTGGCTCACCTCCAGTTGAAAACGGTTCAGTTGCCAGTGGTTCAGCTAAATCTAAAACACAACAAAACTATCTCACACCTGAACAAGCAATGAAACAATACATGCACAAACTGACTTCCTATGAGCATCATGAAATTTTTAGCTACCCCCAAATTTTTTACACTGGTCCGACAGCGAAGAAAAGGCAGGGTGTTGTAGGTGGTGCTAACAATAATGGATTTGATGACGAGCAAGGCTCATACATTCCTGTTGCTCATGACCACGTCACATATCGTTATGAGGTCTTAAAGATAATCGGCAAAGGAAGTTTTGGACAG GTCTTAAAAGCATATGACCATAAAACTCAACAACATATTGCTCTAAAAATCGTTCGAAATGAAAAACGATTTCATAGACAAGCAGCAGAAGAGATTAGAATTTTGGAGCATTTGAAAAAGCAAGATAAG GATAACAATATGAATGTCATTCACATGTTGGAGAATTTCACATTCCGAAATCATATATGTATGACGTTTGAATTGCTCAGCATAAACCTTTATGAgttgataaagaaaaataagTTCCAAGGCTTTTCACTTCAG CTTGTTCGTAAATTTGCTCACTCCATTCTTCAGTGCCTTGATTCTTTGTACAGAAACCGTATAATTCACTGTGATTTGAagcctgaaaatattttattgaagcaGCAAGGCAGGAGCGGAATAAAG GTTATTGATTTCGGTTCGTCTTGCTATGAACATCAGAGGGTTTATACCTACATTCAGTCTCGGTTTTACCGTGCTCCTGAAGTGATTTTGGGAGCAAAGTACGGTATGCCCATTGATATGTGGAGTTTTGGGTGCATACTAGCTGAGCTTTTAACGGGGTACCCTCTGCTTCCTGGAGAAGATGAGAGCGACCAACTTGCATGCACAATTGAGTTACTTGGTATGCCCCCCTCTCGTCTGGTAGAGCAGTCAAAACGAGCAAAGAATTTTATCAGTTCCAAAGGCCATCCACGTTACTGCCTAGTAACAGTTTCATCTGATGGCCGTACAGTTATGAATCCTGGCAGGTCTCGGCGTGGGAAGCTACGAGGACCCCCGGGCACCAAAGAATGGACTACTGCACTTAAAGGGTGTGATGATGCCCAATTTACTGACTTCTTGAAACGGTGCTTGGAATGGGACCCTTCCCTACGCATGACACCAAGTCAGGCACTACGCCATGGATGGTTGCGAAGGAGATTGCCAAAACCCCCGACTGCAGTCCGGGGTGTGCAAAACAGCACTGCACAAGCACTTGTGAGCAAAACTACCTCCGTCCACCACCCAGCACATCACTTGCAACACAGGCAAGGTTCATCCAACAAGCCAATTATTACAGCCAAAGAGGTTGATACATCTAACCGCACAGTTTTACCTAAGATTGTAGGATAA
- the LOC120328230 gene encoding uncharacterized protein LOC120328230 — MDIRYCVLLTCVLAVIDHSRSGLAEIPEPCVNSKCSGGKVCFKPYGGVDSICLCPIGFTGDNCMTREFGMPDSCSFPTNAVDYCEAKGECGIAGGTCGKGKVCCAESDACTFTCITPGCSNPYDLKKCTDDNKVCNDDNSPRGFSCYCPMGFYGDQCENRFPGIDDKCDVPQIDICESFQNPTCADTSFCDGDKICCSTGCGTRCVDPPSQPQPEPPPVKGRGQFGIDSSFIQLMLLTNLAKPPPRASPRTVPRACQPICGRIFCPNNVGAVCQPINNGCDGYFYDQYNQQIITQMCPCPPNAQEHPNCGPEWCFQNGKPLTCTAFPDAHCRISKCNGCYRYWTDSKGKHVNCG, encoded by the exons ATGGATATCAGATACTGCGTGCTATTGACATGTGTTTTAGCTGTCATAGATCATAGTAGATCAGGATTGGCCGAAATACCAG aaccttgcgtaaactcAAAATGTTCCGGAGGCAAAGTCTGCTTTAAACCATATGGCGGAGTAGATTCGATTTGCTTATGCCCAATAGGATTCACCGGGGACAATTGTATGACAC GAGAATTCGGAATGCCTGATAGTTGTTCTTTTCCGACAAATGCCGTAGACTATTGTGAGGCAAAAGGTGAATGTGGGATTGCTGGAGGGACATGTGGTAAAGGAAAAGTGTGTTGCGCCGAATCAGATGCTTGCACGTTCACTTGCATAACCCCAG GTTGCTCAAACCCATATGATCTAAAAAAGTGTACTGATGATAACAAAGTGTGCAATGACGATAATTCCCCTCGCGGATTTAGCTGCTATTGTCCTATGGGATTCTATGGTGACCAGTGTGAAAACC GATTTCCTGGAATCGACGATAAATGCGATGTTCCTCAAATTGATATATGTGAAAGTTTTCAAAACCCAACTTGCGCGGACACTTCCTTTTGTGATGGTGACAAAATATGTTGCTCAACAGGATGTGGGACTAGATGCGTAGATCCTCCAA gCCAACCTCAACCAGAGCCACCCCCAGTCAAAGGAAGAGGCCAATTCGGCATAGATTCATCTTTTATACAATTAATGCTGCTAACGAATTTAGCTAAACCACCTCCCCGAGCCAGTCCCCGAACTGTTCCCCGAGCCTGTCAACCTATATGTGGTCGAATATTCTGTCCAAACAATGTTGGAGCGGTTTGTCAACCCATAAATAACGGATGTGATGGTTATTTCTACGATCAATACAACCAGCAAATAATAACTCAAATGT GTCCATGCCCCCCCAATGCCCAAGAACATCCAAACTGCGGCCCTGAATGGTGTTTTCAAAACGGAAAACCACTTACGTGCACTGCATTTCCTGATGCCCATTGTCGCATATCAAAATGTAATGGATGTTACAGATACTGGACAGATAGTAAAGGGAAACATGTCAATTGTGGCTGA